The following nucleotide sequence is from Rattus norvegicus strain BN/NHsdMcwi chromosome 13, GRCr8, whole genome shotgun sequence.
CATGGATGAAATATATCTAACTCATCGCCAGCACCATGGAtcataataaaatatcaaaaataattttaatataatgtaTTTGCTTTCATGACTTATTTAATGCTGTGTTTAACATCTATTACACAAATTTCTGAAAAGCTAACAGCTGATTCTCACAAGCTTTTATATGCTGCTTTCAGCTCACTGTAGACTATGTTTTCTCCCTCATAGCTCGGCTGGCAAAACCAAAAATTACAAAGAGTTCAATAACATCTTTGAACAATACCTGTAATATCACACTGACATGCtctgtggaggaagaagaaaagaatgtggTGTATAGTTGGAGTCCCTCTGGAGAGGAAAGCAATGTCCTTCAAATCTTCCACTCCCCTATGGACCAAAAACTGACTTATACATGTACAGCCTCGAACCCTGTCAGCAACAATTCTGACTCCGTCACTGTGCAACAGCCATGTACAGGTAACGAGCTCCTTTCTGGAAAGCCTCAGAACTCACTCTGAAAAGCTCTAAGGTTTAACCTTACCTTCACATGTGCATGCCTCCTTTATGGTGAGACTAGCCCTGGGTGTATCTTCAACCAGGCAGCCTCCTGGGGAAAGACCAAAGCCTTCTTCTGTGAAGGATTAAGCATTCCCAGGTATTTTTGAGGAGCCCCTTTGACTCTTGGATTCTGATAGTAAATTGAAGAGCTTTGGCCCTCTCGCAAGGGCATCCCATTTTGACAGTGGCTCTGAGTGAGTCCAAACCTGCACAGAACCGTGGGCCTGTCTCCTGATAGCCAACGCTCACTACAGTTTCTATTTCCAGACTCTCCCAGCTTCCATCCTTACCATGGTGTGTTGCCAGGGGGGCTGGCCGCGCTCTCTCTGCTTATGCTCATTCCAGTGGTGGCACTTCTGTTCCATTTGTACAAGAGAAGGA
It contains:
- the Cd84 gene encoding SLAM family member 5 isoform X6, which codes for MRCKNFCYARLAKPKITKSSITSLNNTCNITLTCSVEEEEKNVVYSWSPSGEESNVLQIFHSPMDQKLTYTCTASNPVSNNSDSVTVQQPCTDSPSFHPYHGVLPGGLAALSLLMLIPVVALLFHLYKRRRGRIVLEADDVSKKIIYSAVSRNAHLTESRIYDEIPQSTMLSRTEEPVTTIYSSVQLYEKTGKTNMKDERPPKTLCNEIVV
- the Cd84 gene encoding SLAM family member 5 isoform X7, with the protein product MRCKNFCYARLAKPKITKSSITSLNNTCNITLTCSVEEEEKNVVYSWSPSGEESNVLQIFHSPMDQKLTYTCTASNPVSNNSDSVTVQQPCTDSPSFHPYHGVLPGGLAALSLLMLIPVVALLFHLYKRRRADDVSKKIIYSAVSRNAHLTESRIYDEIPQSTMLSRTEEPVTTIYSSVQLYEKTGKTNMKDERPPKTLCNEIVV